A single region of the Jatrophihabitans sp. GAS493 genome encodes:
- a CDS encoding CpaF family protein produces the protein MASGQSIVEDEVRELIQRRGIDPIVEPATTRRLVEEVIGEYLDRSVTSSLPPLGDPAALLRAVLDSVSGFGPLQPFLDDRTVEEIWINEPGRVFIARRGRSELTTLILSTEQVAELVERMLRASGRRLDLSSPFVDAMLPDGSRLHVVIPQITRTHMAVNIRKFIRGISTLDELIALNALPAAAARFLEASVVAGLNILVSGGTQAGKTTLLNALCAAIPARERVITVEEVFELQLGLPDVVSMQTRQANLEGTGEIPLRRLVKEALRMRPSRLVVGEVRQEECLDLLIALNSGLPGMCTLHANSAREALVKMCTLPLLAGENVSGAFVLPTVATSVDLVVHLGSEASGHRRVREIVAVPGRIEGDTIETADIFTSVRGRLERGDGYPPHLQRFEQAGVDVAELLGSAGRHSTARSLAERVS, from the coding sequence ATGGCGTCTGGGCAGAGCATCGTCGAGGACGAGGTTCGGGAGCTCATTCAGCGACGGGGCATCGACCCGATCGTCGAACCGGCCACCACCCGTCGCCTCGTCGAAGAGGTGATCGGCGAGTATCTGGATCGCTCCGTCACGTCCTCGCTTCCACCGCTCGGGGACCCGGCCGCGTTGTTGCGCGCAGTGCTCGACTCGGTCTCCGGCTTCGGGCCGCTGCAGCCGTTCCTGGACGACCGGACGGTCGAAGAGATATGGATAAACGAGCCGGGGCGGGTATTCATCGCCCGACGCGGCCGCTCCGAGCTCACCACCCTCATCCTCTCCACTGAGCAGGTGGCCGAACTGGTCGAGCGGATGCTGCGGGCCTCAGGACGCCGGCTGGACCTCTCCAGCCCGTTCGTCGACGCGATGCTCCCGGACGGATCTCGTCTACACGTTGTCATCCCGCAGATCACCCGGACCCATATGGCCGTCAACATCCGCAAGTTTATAAGGGGAATCTCGACCCTTGACGAGCTGATCGCGCTCAACGCGCTTCCGGCGGCGGCCGCCCGGTTCCTGGAGGCCAGCGTCGTGGCCGGGCTGAACATCCTGGTCAGCGGGGGCACCCAGGCTGGAAAGACAACGCTGTTGAATGCCCTCTGTGCTGCGATTCCGGCGCGCGAACGGGTCATCACGGTGGAGGAGGTCTTTGAACTTCAACTGGGTCTTCCGGACGTCGTGTCGATGCAGACGCGTCAGGCCAATCTGGAGGGTACCGGGGAGATTCCCCTGCGAAGACTGGTGAAAGAGGCGCTGCGGATGCGTCCGTCTCGGCTGGTCGTCGGCGAGGTCCGCCAGGAGGAGTGCCTCGACCTGCTCATCGCGCTCAACAGCGGCCTTCCAGGAATGTGCACGCTGCATGCCAACTCGGCCCGGGAAGCCCTGGTCAAGATGTGCACCCTCCCGCTGCTGGCCGGCGAGAACGTGTCGGGCGCGTTCGTACTGCCGACGGTGGCGACGAGCGTCGATCTCGTGGTGCACCTCGGCTCGGAGGCATCCGGCCACCGCCGGGTGCGTGAGATCGTCGCCGTTCCCGGACGAATCGAGGGTGACACGATCGAGACGGCAGACATCTTCACGTCGGTGCGGGGCCGCCTGGAGCGGGGCGACGGCTACCCGCCACATCTGCAGCGGTTCGAGCAGGCCGGTGTCGATGTGGCCGAGCTGCTCGGTTCAGCTGGTCGCCACAGCACGGCGCGGTCATTGGCTGAGCGGGTGAGCTGA